Part of the Pedobacter roseus genome is shown below.
TATACCCGGGTTTGCTGGCTCCGGTGAAAAAATAATTGATCGTCATTCCCAACCCGATAGCTATCGGGTCTATTGGGAATCTTAATGCAATCTGCTTTAAGATTCCCGCCTGCGCGGGAATGACGATTTTTTCTTTTGGATCGATACAGTTAACGCTTCAATCTATTTTTTCCCATCATCCATTTCCCGTTTTCCATCCTAAATGGTAATTTTCCCCAATGGATGCGATTTCAGATTTCCCCACGCTCGATATCAGCGAATTTTGGCCCAGTCAGAATGCGGGGAATAATTTATTATATCATGAAATAATCGGGAAAAGGCATATTGAAAAACCGCACAAGCACGATTTTTTCCTTTTTATGTTATTTGAAGAGGGGAGTGGTGCTCACAGCATCGATTTTATAGACCATCAGGTTACCGGAAAACAATTACATCTCTTATTTCCGGAACAGATCCACAAATGGGACTTGTTGAAAAATACGCATGCACATCAATTGATGATCAGCAGGAAGATATTCGAAACCCTGGCTAATGCCTTGCGCTTTTCGTTGATTCTGTATCAAAATGATCCGGTTATAAATTTAAGTACTGAAGCTTATCAGAACATTTTGCAGGAGTTTCGGCAAATTAAAAAGGAGCTTGTAAAACCCGTTGTGTTTTGGGAAATGATCCACACCCGGATCAAACTGATAGCCCTCATGGTTAGCCAGGAAGCAGAAATAATTTTTAATCAGCAAACCGTTTATCAAACAAAACCGATACTGTTTAAATATCGGTCGCTGATTGATAGTCATTATAAAACAGAAAAACTGGTTGCATTTTATGCCAATCAGTTGAATATTTCGGCAAATTACATGAATATCCTTTGTAAAAAACATTTTAACGTATCTGCCACAGCCATGATCCACGAAAGAGTGATCCTAGAAGCTAAACGGGCTTTATTAACGACCGAAAAACCTATTAAAGCAATAGCCTTCGATCTTGGCTTTTATGATGTCGCTTATTTTTCTAAATTCTTTAAAAAACACACACAAATTACGCCACACGCGTTTCGGGAGAAATGATAAATTTAACTATTTATTATCCTTTAATTGTTGAAAAATATACCGTTAGTTATAAATAATACAATTTTTGAAATAAATTCTACCATGCATCAATCATATAGGTCATTACATTTGTAATAACAAAAACCTGTTACGATGAACCCACAATCAATCTCCAGAAAAGATTTTATAAAAAGCTCTTCTATTTTGCTGGCCAGTAGCTGCATCCTCTCAGCAGAACAGACCAGGGCAGGCGAAAATGTAGTAGAAAATTTTGCAGATAAAACCCTTGTCCTAAAAAATGTTAGGCTCGAAACCGGCTTTGAATATGATGGAGACGATGTAATCCATACCAAAACCGAACTTTTTACGGTAGAAATTGAAAAGGGTAAGATCAAAAATGTGCTGCCCAACCAGCCTAAAACAAAAGCGATTGACGCGAAAGGATTGTTGATGCTCCCCGCTTTTAGGGATATGCACATCCACCTGGATAAAACCTATTATGGTTTACCCTGGCAGGCGCACCTTAAGAAAAACAAGTCTGTTAAAGACATGATTGCTTTTGAGCAACAGGTAATCCCGGAATTGTTAAAAACCTCCATTCCGCGAACCGAAAAGCTGATCGGACTGCTTCAATCATACGGTACCAGTTTTGCAAGGTCGCATGTAAATATAGATCCTACTTCTCAACTCGATTCCTTAAAACATTTACAGCTAGCATTAGCAAATAAAAATAAATCTTTTGGAGCCGAATTGGTCGCTTTTCCTCAACATGGTATTTATTACACCAAATCAGCTGATTTATTAATAGAAGCCGCTAAAATGGACATTGATTTTATTGGTGGACTTGATCCGACTTCTATTGATGGAAGTATTGAAAAACATCTAGATTTTGTGGTGCAGCTGGCCCTGGATAATGGAAAAGGCATCGATATTCACCTTCATGAATCAGGTGAATCCGGAATGAAGACCATCGAATACCTGATTGGTAAAGTGAACGAAAATCCGGTTTTGAAGGGCAAAACCTATGTGAGTCATGCTTTTGCCTTACGCTATCTCGATAAAAACAAAGCTGAAGAAATTGCCGAAAAACTTGGTGCTGCAAAGGTGGGTATTGCGTCAACCATTCCACTTTCAAGTAGTCCGATGCCAATCCCAACGCTTTACAAATATGGTGTAGAGGTGCTTGCAGGTAACGATTGCATTGTAGACCATTGGAATACATTTGGTACAGGAAGCATTTTACAAAAAGCGAACATCGCTGCGCAGATTTATGGTTACCGTACCGAATTTGAACTTTCGAGAATATTAAAACTGGCTACGGGTAATATCCTTCCTTTGGATGATAATGGAAAGAGGCAATGGCCGGTAACGGGAGATCAGGCCAATGTTGTGCTGGTTGATGCGAGTTGTTCTGCTGAAGCGGTTTCGAGGGTCTCAGCAGTTAAATCACTCATCCACGATGGGAATCTGGTTTTTTAATTAGTCGCTGTGCATTTCATCATGGCCATAACTGATTACACGTGCTAATTTCCAACCCCCATCTTTTAACTGCCAAACCTGCACAAATTTATAGGTTCCGCTTATTTTTTCTTTTTGCCCCTTGTTGGTATGGTAAAAGCGGTGAATCCCGATTTCGACCGCGCCATAACCTTTTAAAGGGTGCACTTCCAAACTGCTTTTGATCAATTCCCTGCGGATGTGATTCCCCCGTGCACACATTTCCTTAATTGATAACATTTCTATGTTTGCACCAACAGCTAATCCGCCCAGATCATGGTAAAATTCAAGATCATCTTTAATAAATTTTCTATAGGTAACCGTATCGCAGTTATTAAAAGCGTTAAACAGAAGGCTATCTGCTTTTACAATTGCTTTATAAAGACTATCGGGAGCGATTGAAGGACTTTTCTGAGCAAAACTTGTATTTATTAAAAAGACTGTAAATAGGATAGAAAGAAGGAATTTGTAATTCATCTGGTTTATTGAGGGAATTATTTTTTATAACTATACTAATACATGATGTTTTAAAGAACTGGGCTTTCGTAGCGTTATGGCAGTAAAGCTAACTTAATTTTAATCGCTTTTTACATCCCTTTTTATTAAATCTTAAATATTTAGTTAACTTAAACGTATGGTTAATGTTAGTCCCGAATTACAGCAAGAAGCGCAGTTACTCATTGCCAAGAATCAGAAAATATAGGCAGTAAAGTTAATTATCGATCATACCCGCTGCGGTTTAAAGGAAGCGAAAGATTATATAGATGGCTTACAGATTGGGTTCCGGAAGCCCACGATAAGTCCTGCTAATCTGGATGAACAGGTGTTGGCTATCTTAAGTCAGGGCAACAAGTTAAATGCCATTAAATATTATAAAGATGCCACGGGTTCGGGACTTGCAGAAAGCAAAGATTATGTTGAAAAGCTGATGGAGCACAAGGTTGGTGGCATTGCTGCACGGCAAAGCAGGGATACCGATATTAAAAATATCATTTCTGATCATGCAATAAATAACTCAAGTACACATAAAAAGATTTTGATTAAACTATTGATTAGTATACTAATAGCAGTAGCATTGGTATATCTGATGTTTCAATTTTAACCTTATGCATATTGCAATATTTCTGATAGAATGAAAATGAGCGCTTCAAATTTCTTATCTTGATATTACACACAAATAAATCTTAAGAATATGAAAATCACATTAGACACGAAATCCCTTTTGTTAGGTTTTTTGGGCGCTGGCTTAATGTTCACCGCCATCAGTTTTAAAAACGCACAGGATCAGACCGGAGGAAGGTACCATACCGAAGTTAATGCGGGCAATATGGTGGTTATTGTTGATAGTGAAACCGGAAATTATATTATTGCGCCGGATATGCGTGACATTGGAAAAGTACAATGGATAAAAGGTGAGTTCAATAAAACATTTAGTACTGCAATTGACAATCAAAAAGAACAGAAATAATAGTTGTTTGTCATTGCAGAGATCGTCATTTCGAGCAGCCCCGGTAGCTATCGGGTGCAACGAAGTCGAGAAATCTAAAAGATATAATGGAATAGATTTCTCCGCTGCGCTTCAGTCGAAATGACGCCTTTTTAGATTGTCATCTTAAGTGGGTCGGAAGATTATTTCACACTTATCCGTTCCACAATCGGTTTTCCAGTTGCTTCGTCAATTCCTTCCACTTCTGCATATTTTACATTGGGAAGCCAGAAACTTCCACCCTGTATCCTGATAAACAATCTCATAACCCTGATCATGCGGTTGTTTATCGTTACCGTAACATGATAGCTTTTATCACTGGAGCGCTGTAAATAAAAAGGCAGTTTTTTGTGCGATACAAATCGAAATTCATATTTATCTGTTCCTAAGGTTTTCACATCAATTCCATAGGCAAATTTGCTTTGAATATAGCCAAGATCTTTCTTTTGCCCCTTTTCTCCATAGCGGATCCAATATACCTGAATGGGATTATCAGCATTGAGGCTGCCATTTTCTTTCAGATTTAGCGCATAAATAAGCGTATTCGTATTCGGATCGCGCTGAAGGTAAAACAGCATGTGATCTACATTTTTAGGTATAGGAAAATTAATGGGGGAGGGATCTTTTGATTGTGCACGGGTTTGTACTGCGAAGAGAACAAATGTTAAAACGATAAAAAGCAGGCTTTTGGTCGGTATTGAAAATGTAGGTGGTATTAAATGCATTTTAGATTTTTTATATGAAAGAGCAGTTTGTTTTAGCTCAGGTTTCTGTTTTTTCTTGATCATCTGCAGGAGTTTCTTCTTCGCTTTTTTTTAACTGTTCATTATAAAGCCGGTCTGATTCTGCCTTACAATGTTCATAATCATTTAATTTTTCGCAGGAGGTGTTTCCGTGTATCTCAAAAAAATCCCTGATAGATGGGTAATCAAAATGAACTGACATTTCTTAAAATTTAGGTTACCAATTTCAGAAAGAGGGGATAGCCGTTGATTGTTTGTTGAAGACAGTTATAGTAACCATTCTCAAACTCATCTTTTCTGCTACCAGCAGATGGAATTAGCACCTTGTTGCGAAACAGGTTGCTAAGACATCAAAGGGCCATTCCCTCCGTCTTTCTTGATAAGTATGTATATAATTCAGACGTCATGGACGGAATCGAACCGCCGTACTAGGTTTTGCAGACCTTTACCTCGCCACTCGGCCACATGACTATGCGTTCTTTTCAATTAGTTTTTTATTACTTTTTGAATAAGACAAAGCAAAGGTAAATAATAATTACTATAAATTCTATAGAAATAGTAGTTATTTTAATATGTTTTTTTTTCTGTCATCCTGAGGGATAATTTATTTTATAAAAATCAATATAATTGACAGAGATATTTTTTAGATACAGGATAAGCTGCGAAAGACCGTCATTGCCAGCTCGACTGGCAATCGTAATGCCTTGGTAGGATTTGCAATTGCATTAAGATTCCCGCCTGCGCGTGAATGACGGGCGATTTTTAAATCTGTCAATCGTAGTGCAACGAGGGATCTTTAATAAGCAACTTTATATTTAATAAAAGATTCTTCACTGTGTTCAGGATGACAGCATGTTATGGGAAATGAATGATAGGAGGGCGTAAGTTCTGTGTCCTCTGTGCTTTTCTCTTTGTGAACCTCTGTGGTTGAAAGATGAAAAGTGTAGAATGAACGATGGATTGAAAAGGCGCTGTGTTCTTTGCGGTTAATGATGGAATGCACCAGCGAAGCAAAATCTATCGAGATAGATCTCTCCATTCCACTGCGTTCCAGTCGAGATGATGAAACTCTCCACTAACAACCATTGCTCAAACCACTTCAATTGTAAATTATATCGCTTTAAATCAGTATTTTAAGAATAAAGTCTATAAAATCTATAGGAATACTTGTTTAAATTGCGTGAAGTTTATACTTTTACAAAAAATTACAACAGTTTACCAGCAAATCTACGTTCGATATGAAACTCCGCCGTCAACCTCAGCCATATTCTCTGATCCATTTCTCAGGTCAGTATAAGTGCTGTTGCCGCTAATATAAGCTAAGATACGGATCACCTGATAAAGGTTTTCATTCAGATATTCTCATTTATAATCCTGGTACCCCGGGGCATTTTGATAGAATATTATGGTGGTCATGTATTTCAGTCAATAAGTTGCCGGGGTATCAGGAAAAGCCCAAACTAATCACCACCACTAGTTTCGGTTTTACGCTAATTAATTACCACCATTAATTAGTTAATTTATACAGGAGAAGGGAGAGTCGGTCATCGTTAAACTTCCAGCAAATTCCAGTATGAAAAAGTGCTCACACTGATCTGGCAATAGATTATAAATTAACTGGTAACCAGTAATATGCTTTTTCTTGTTAAGGATTAGATTAAAGTATTGGAGCTATAAACAGCCTGTATCCATGTTATATGGTTTCAGTAGGTTATATTATTAAAACGCATATTAACATCATCATTAGATGTATAAAAAAACTCCTGGCTCACAGGTTTATATTTGGTTAGAAGAAGGGGCATTTCTGGATAGAATGCCCCTTTGTTATTTTGAAACCTAAAGTTGTCGTCATTGCGAGAAGGGTTTTTCAGCCGACGAAGCAATCTTAAACTATGGGTTCGTCGTACCTCTTCGCAATGACGAGTTTTTTTGAAACTTAGCCCAACTTCCTCCCTGTATTAATAACATTAACGCCATTAAAACGGGTGGTGGCGCTGCCATGCGAAACGGCACTTGCCTGTCCGGGCTGACCTTTTCCATCTGAGAATGTTCCGCCCAACCGATAGTCATTTTTATCGCAGCGCTGCACACAGGAGTTCCAGAATTCTTGTGTATTGGCCTGATAAGCAGCGTCTTTAAACATGCCTACAATTTTTCCTTCCTTAATTTCATAAGCAAGTTGTGCGCTGAACTGGAAATTATAGCGCTGCTGATCGATGGAATAAGAATTCCGACCGAACATGTAAATGCCTTTTTCTACATTTTTAACCATATCTGCTGCGCTCAAAGCCGCATTTCCGGGAGCTAAGGAAACATTTGGCATTCTTTGAAACTGAATACTGTCCCAACTGTCTGCATAACAGCAACCCTGCGATGCTGCCAAACCCAAAATATGCGCCTGATCGCGTATGGTTTGGTAATTCACCAAAATTCCATCTTTAATAATATCCCATTTGCCACATTTTACGCCTTCATCATCATAACCCACAGCACCTAATGAGCCTGTTTCCAGTTTATCAGCAATAATATTAACCTCTTTACTGCCAAAGTTGAATTTTTTCGATTCCCATTTGTCCAGTGTTAAAAAACTCGTGCCGGCATAATTGGCTTCGTAACCCAAAACACGGTCGAGCTCGGTAGGGTGACCAACTGATTCGTGTATGGTTAAAAATAAATGCGAAGGATCCAATATGAGGTCGTATTTGCCAGGAGCAATAGGTTTTGCTTTTAATTTTTCGTCTACATGTACGGCGGCTTCACGTACATCTTCGAGGATGTCGTAACGCTTTTTGTACATCGTAACCGGACCGCCTTTAATTTTTTCTTCGTCTTTAGGTTTAAGGTATTCAAAACCCATACCCATTGGTGCGCTTAAGGCATTTCTGGTTTCGAATTTACCACTTGCCGCATCGGTTTTGGTCAGCGTAAAAGTTGGCCATATCCGGTGGATATCCTGATCGATATAAGAACCATCGGTTGAAGCAAAATATTTCTGCTCATTGATCATGAAGAGGTTAGAACTGATGTACTTAGCGCCACCTTTCATGGCTTCGCTGTTTACTTTTAAAAGAAGATCTACTTTTTCTGCAATGGGTACTTCAAAAGCATTAATTTCGATTGGTGTTTTCCAGCTTACCTCGCCAAAACCCTTTTGAGGAGCTAATTGAACAGGTTCTTCCATCAGTTTGGCATTTCCTTTTGCAATGGCTACGGCAGTTTCTGCAGCTTTGGCAATGCTGGCATCATCCATATTATTGGTGGCGGCAAAGCCCCAGCTTCCGTTGGCAATTACGCGTACGCCCAAACCATAAGATTCGGAATTGGAGATGTTTTCTACCCGCGTTTCCCTGGTCGCCACAACCTGGTTCAGGTATCTGCCAATGCGTACATCGGCATAAGTTGCACCTTTACTTTTTGCGGCGTTGAGGGCAATATCGGCCATTTTTTTCTTTAAGGCAACATCAACAGGAGTTAAAGATTCTTCAATAGAAATGATTTTGCCAAAGGCAGGGATGTTGGGTATCATGCTGGCACCGAGGCCAACACCTGTCATGTATAGGAAATCTCTTCTTCTCAATTTTAAATGTTTTTATAAGTTGTTTTCGGCCCTTCGACTCCGCTCAGGGTGACATTCATCGAAAGGTCGTCATCCGATAGCTATCGGATCCCGCGCAGGCGGGAATCCTAAAGCTATGCATTAAGATTCCCAATCAACCCGATAGCTATCGGGTTGGGAATGACGAACCGCCTGAAATTGTATCTCAAAATGAGAAATATGTTAAATCGCGTCTGATAATGACGTAAAAGTAAAATCCCTTATTTTCATTGGTGGAATTAATCCACTCCCTGTTCTTACGGGTTTACCCAAAGCCTCAACATTGTTGAGCATAATCACCGGACTCTCATTAAACCTGAAATTCTTGATCGGGAATTTAATTTCACCGTTTTCGATATAAAAAGTGCCATCACGGGTTAATCCGGTCAATAATAGGGTTTGTGGATCCACGGAACGGATGTACCAGAAACGGGTAACCAATATGCCTTTTTCAGTGCTTTTGATTAAATCCTCCAACGATTGTGTTCCACCTTCGATGACCATGCTGCGGCTAAATGGAAGCGGTTGAACATTTTTTTGTGCGGCCCAATACCTCGAGTAAGACAGGTTTTTAACTATTCCTTTTTCTACCCATTGCGTTCTTTTTACAGGCAAACCTTCTCCTGTAA
Proteins encoded:
- a CDS encoding TldD/PmbA family protein — protein: MRRRDFLYMTGVGLGASMIPNIPAFGKIISIEESLTPVDVALKKKMADIALNAAKSKGATYADVRIGRYLNQVVATRETRVENISNSESYGLGVRVIANGSWGFAATNNMDDASIAKAAETAVAIAKGNAKLMEEPVQLAPQKGFGEVSWKTPIEINAFEVPIAEKVDLLLKVNSEAMKGGAKYISSNLFMINEQKYFASTDGSYIDQDIHRIWPTFTLTKTDAASGKFETRNALSAPMGMGFEYLKPKDEEKIKGGPVTMYKKRYDILEDVREAAVHVDEKLKAKPIAPGKYDLILDPSHLFLTIHESVGHPTELDRVLGYEANYAGTSFLTLDKWESKKFNFGSKEVNIIADKLETGSLGAVGYDDEGVKCGKWDIIKDGILVNYQTIRDQAHILGLAASQGCCYADSWDSIQFQRMPNVSLAPGNAALSAADMVKNVEKGIYMFGRNSYSIDQQRYNFQFSAQLAYEIKEGKIVGMFKDAAYQANTQEFWNSCVQRCDKNDYRLGGTFSDGKGQPGQASAVSHGSATTRFNGVNVINTGRKLG
- a CDS encoding nuclear transport factor 2 family protein, which gives rise to MNYKFLLSILFTVFLINTSFAQKSPSIAPDSLYKAIVKADSLLFNAFNNCDTVTYRKFIKDDLEFYHDLGGLAVGANIEMLSIKEMCARGNHIRRELIKSSLEVHPLKGYGAVEIGIHRFYHTNKGQKEKISGTYKFVQVWQLKDGGWKLARVISYGHDEMHSD
- a CDS encoding amidohydrolase, producing MNPQSISRKDFIKSSSILLASSCILSAEQTRAGENVVENFADKTLVLKNVRLETGFEYDGDDVIHTKTELFTVEIEKGKIKNVLPNQPKTKAIDAKGLLMLPAFRDMHIHLDKTYYGLPWQAHLKKNKSVKDMIAFEQQVIPELLKTSIPRTEKLIGLLQSYGTSFARSHVNIDPTSQLDSLKHLQLALANKNKSFGAELVAFPQHGIYYTKSADLLIEAAKMDIDFIGGLDPTSIDGSIEKHLDFVVQLALDNGKGIDIHLHESGESGMKTIEYLIGKVNENPVLKGKTYVSHAFALRYLDKNKAEEIAEKLGAAKVGIASTIPLSSSPMPIPTLYKYGVEVLAGNDCIVDHWNTFGTGSILQKANIAAQIYGYRTEFELSRILKLATGNILPLDDNGKRQWPVTGDQANVVLVDASCSAEAVSRVSAVKSLIHDGNLVF
- a CDS encoding AraC family transcriptional regulator, producing MDAISDFPTLDISEFWPSQNAGNNLLYHEIIGKRHIEKPHKHDFFLFMLFEEGSGAHSIDFIDHQVTGKQLHLLFPEQIHKWDLLKNTHAHQLMISRKIFETLANALRFSLILYQNDPVINLSTEAYQNILQEFRQIKKELVKPVVFWEMIHTRIKLIALMVSQEAEIIFNQQTVYQTKPILFKYRSLIDSHYKTEKLVAFYANQLNISANYMNILCKKHFNVSATAMIHERVILEAKRALLTTEKPIKAIAFDLGFYDVAYFSKFFKKHTQITPHAFREK
- a CDS encoding DUF4833 domain-containing protein, which translates into the protein MHLIPPTFSIPTKSLLFIVLTFVLFAVQTRAQSKDPSPINFPIPKNVDHMLFYLQRDPNTNTLIYALNLKENGSLNADNPIQVYWIRYGEKGQKKDLGYIQSKFAYGIDVKTLGTDKYEFRFVSHKKLPFYLQRSSDKSYHVTVTINNRMIRVMRLFIRIQGGSFWLPNVKYAEVEGIDEATGKPIVERISVK